In Candidatus Dadabacteria bacterium, the DNA window ATCAATATCGCTCTGTTCAAATGTCGCAAATGAGTTTCTACAGTACCAACTTAGAAATTTGCACGTGCATTAAGTTCGCGCCATACCGGCAAAGCTTGAACTTTCGATTAATTCATTGCTCGTAACACACTAAGCAAACCAAAGAAAGTAAACACGTATCGACTTGCCCGGTAACGGCCCTACGCCCATCAATTGTTGCTTCCTGTAGGAATTTCGCTGAATGGAATCCCCTTATCGGAGCGGAGGTCCTGTGGCATTCCGAGAACACGTTCAGCCAAAATTTTGAGCATTATTTCATCTGAACCACCCGCAATGCCACTATCTTTGTAATTTGATAAAACCAGCTCTCAGACTATACTTTTTGTCAACTTTTTTTTACAAGTCCCATAAGTTAAAAACAACTTTAAGGAGGTATGAATATGAAATTCGGCATTGGTTATTACAGTCTTCAATCACCCTCTCACCATCCAAGACCACATAGTGAATTGTACAGCGAAATGCTGACTGAAGTGGAGATGGCAGATCAGATGGGGTTTGACTCCGTATGGCTGACGGAGCATCACTTTCTGGACGATGGTTACTGTCCCTCAATGCTTATAGCCGCTTCGGCAATGGCCGCCAGGACTAAAAATATCCGTATAGGTACAGGTGTGTTGCTGATACCCCTTCATGACCCGATCCGAATAGCGGAAGATGCTTCCGTTGTTGATCTCATTTCCGGCGGAAGATTTATACTGGGACTGGGGCTGGGTTACAGGAAAGAAGAGTTTGATGGATTCGGCAGGCAGTTAAAGCAGCGCAGGGGCAGGATTGAAGAAAGCCTTGAGATACTGAACAAGAGTTGGAGTGATGATCCGTTCAGTTTTGATGGAAAGTATTATCAGATAGAGAATTTGAATGTAACTCCCAAACCCGTTCAACAGCCAATACCAATATGGATCGGTGCTTTTACAGAACCCGCCATAAGGAGAGCAGCTAGGATTGGTGCTCCGCTTTACGTTCCGGCAATCGGCGTAATACCGATTATCAAATACCTTTTTGATATGCATTCATCTTTCTTGAAGGAATATGGCAAAGACCCCGACGAAGTTGAAAAGCCACTTGTCAGAGAAGTTTATATTTCCAACAAAAAAGCCGATGATGCTTGGGAGGATATAAAAGAGCACGTCACTTATACGGCCAAGGGATATGCTTCATGGGGTTCAATGGTGGATGCTGAGGGCAACTTGCTGAGTGATCCGTCAGATCCGATCTTGTATGACCTTGCAAGGCAGCAGTCAATTATAGGAACCCCCGAAGAATGTGTTGAGACTATCATGGAATACCGGGAAAGTTTATCTATAGACAACCTGATATGTAGATTTAAATTCCCGGGTATTTCGCATGAAGAAGCAGTAAGGTCAATGAAATTGTTTGTGGATAAGGTGCTGCCTGAAGTAGGATAGCTCGGCTATTTCTCAAACCATTTTTGCAACCACACCCACAGGGCGGGGTTCATCAGGCCTGAATCTCGTCCGCTTTCCGAAGATGTTTCGCGTATTCGAGAATTTCCGGGAAAAACCGGTTGAAATGCTCGTTCATCTCGTCGTAGTGCGCCACGAGTTCCTGCTCGGACCCGGAAAGGGGATTTTTTCTCCTTACCCTTATCGACATCCCCTGGAATACGACGCCGAGCCCGGAAATGCTCCGGTACTTCTCTATCCAGCCGCCCTTGATAATGGTGTTTATCCTGGCCGCTGCGGGCTCGGGGAAGATATCCGCCGCCCCGAGGATTATACCGTACGACCTGTCAAGAAAGTCCCTTAGGCTCTCATCCGAATACCTCTCCCAGTTAACGGCAAGCAGGTGGTCATAGAAGATGTCAAGAATAACCCTGCTCCAGCGCCGGCGCTCGGGACTTATAAGCCGGGCGCACTCCCTCGTTATCTCATGAGAATCCGTCCAGGCGTCAATCCTGCGGTGCATCACTATCCCGCGTCTTATGCCCGGGGAATAGCACTCCTCGGTGAGACGGCCCTTCACGAAATCGCCCAGGAAATTTCCTATCAGGCATTCCGGGTCATCCCCGGCAAGGCGTATATGGGCAAGGTAGTTCATCTGCGGGTATCACCCGGAACTCAGCCGCTCAAGCAGCTTGTTTATTCTTCCGACCATGCTTCCGGGATTCTCCATGTACCCGGCGGCCAAAAGCGCGTTATCAAAGAGCTGCTCAACTATGATTGCGGCGAATTCTGTGTCTTTTTCCCTCATGGAAGCAAGGTTTTTTATAAGCGCGTGGTCGCCGTTTATCTCAAGGCGGACAACGGAACGCATCTCTGCGCCCGCGCTTATGTTCCTCATGATCCTTTTCATCCCCTGAGTCATGGTGGAATCGGAGTTAAACGCGGCGGCGGGACTCTCAATGAGCCTCCGGCTCATGCGCACGTCCCCGACCCTCTCGCCAAGCACTTCCTTCATCCAGCCGCAAAGCGATTTTTCCTCCTCGGAAGGACGCTCTGAAGAACTCTCCGCATCCTTATCCGCAACTCTTACGTCGACGCTGTCGGCGGAAACAATCTTTTTTTCCTTGTACTCCCCAAGAGTCGACATCACAAATTCGTCAATCGGCTCGTATATGAAAAGAACCTCGACGTCCTCTGAGCGGAAAAACTCCATGTGGGGCCCGTTCGAAAGCGTGTCTCTTGCGGAACCGAATAGGTAATAGACCTCCTCCTGTCCCTCGCGCATCCCCGAGAGGTAATCCTCAAAGGAAACCAGTTCCCCTTCCCCCTTGCGCGAGGACTCGAAGCGAAGCAGCCCCCGAAGCTGCTCTTTGTGCTCAAAATCCGAGGCCACTCCCTCCTTTATGAAAAAACCGAACTTGCCGTAGAAATCGCCGTAGCTCTTCGGGTCGTCAGCCGAGCTCTGCTCGAGGAACTTTATGAACCTTTTAGTGATGGCGGAATTAAGCTTCCTCACAAGGGAGCTGTCCTGCATGGTCTCTCTTGAGATGTTAAGAGGGATGTCGGCGCTGTCCACCACGCCCTTGAGGAACCTCGCCCACTCGGGAAGAAGATTGTCGGGGGAGGCGTCTATAAGAACCCGCCTTGAGTAAAGGCTCACTCCGGTGTCCATTCTCCCGAATCCCAGGCGCTCCATGTTGTCCTCCGGCACGAACAGAAGCACGTTCATGTCAATCGGGGCCTCCGAGGAGAAATGAAGCCTGTATCTCGGTTCGTCAAAGGAGTTTGTCTGGAACCTGTAGAAGCCGCCGTACTCCTGATCCGTAATCTCGCTTCTGCTGCGAAGCCAGACCGCTTCGGTGGTATTTATCTGTTCGCCGTTTAGCTTAAGGGGGAAGGGAACAAACGCGGAGTATTTTCTGAGGATGTCCCCTATCACGTCCGGATCTGAGTACTCCTTTGCATCCTCCCTCAGAGACACGACGACCTTCGTTCCCCTTCTGTGCCCCTTTCCCTTTGTTATCTCGAACACTCCGTCCCCGCTGCTTCGCCAGACGAGGTGCTCTGAATTCTTCCTGTAGCCGCGGGTCGCTACCTCGACCGAATCGGCAACCATAAAGGAGCTGTAAAAGCCCACCCCGAACTGCCCGATCAGGTCTCCCCCTTCGGTCCCGCTTTTCTCCATCGCGTCAAGAAAGCTCCTTGAGCCCGAGCGTGCTATCGTTCCCAGGTTCTCAACAAGATCCTTTCTGCTCATTCCGATGCCGTAGTCGGTAAAGGTGATCGTATTGTCCTCGCTTGAGGTGGATATTTCGATTTCAAGCGGGAGAGCCTCGTCGTATATCTCTTTTTCGGTAAGCTGTATGTACCTCAGTTTCTCTAGCGCGTCAGAAGCGTTTGAAACCAGTTCCCTGATGAATATCTCCTTGTCCGTATAGAGGGAATTGATCACGATATCCATCAGCCTTCGCACTTCGGCCTGGAACTCGTGCTTTTCAGTTTTCTCCTTGGTCATCCGAAACCTCCATCAAGCGGCAAATTCCGCTTGGAAAAACCTTTTTCACATTAGTAAAAATAAGACTGATTGCTCCCTTGACAAGTGCACGCGGCCCGAGAACCGTTTTTTTTATACGGCAAATGTCCCAAGACGGCTAGCTTGTTGGTGAAAGCTCAGAAGAAAGATACGGGGTCAGGTCTTGATAATGTTCAGAAGACAATCCTACTTACGCCCTATAGCCTCCCCCCAGGCAAAAGCCGCCAGCGCTCCGGGGGTGTCTCTCCACTCATCAAGCTCCCGGCGCCAGTCATCGAACTGCTCCCGGGTGGCAAGCCCGTATTTCGTGGCCGCTTCGACAGTAGCCGGAGAGAAAAACCAAGCGCTAATAAAACCGTGAAGAAAATCAATGTCTTCATCCGTCGAGAAAGGCTCAAACGAAACGCTCGCGCTTATATCCCGGAAACCGGCCTCGATAAACAGCCGCTTGAGCTCCCTGCCGATCTGAGGGTGGCCCCCATTGGCCTCGATAAGCTTCGCGAACGTTTCCCATCCGCCTCTCATCGAAGGCTCAAGAAACGAAGAGTCAACAAACATCTCCCGGCTTGAGATGATGCCGCCGGGCTTTAGAACCCGACGCACCTCCGCCAGAACGGCCACCGTGTCCGGGGCGTGCATGAGCACGGCGTGGCAGTGCGCGACGTCAAACGAGTCATTCTCAAA includes these proteins:
- a CDS encoding class I SAM-dependent methyltransferase — its product is MNSKKTQDASTATYTMGYSDDFQKLLRRRNAGSSAAHLLPHLEPGMRVLDFGCGPGTISVGLAEAVEPGELFGVDMEASQIEIARAAAEAGGHRNATFQTACVTDLPFENDSFDVAHCHAVLMHAPDTVAVLAEVRRVLKPGGIISSREMFVDSSFLEPSMRGGWETFAKLIEANGGHPQIGRELKRLFIEAGFRDISASVSFEPFSTDEDIDFLHGFISAWFFSPATVEAATKYGLATREQFDDWRRELDEWRDTPGALAAFAWGEAIGRK
- a CDS encoding LLM class flavin-dependent oxidoreductase encodes the protein MNMKFGIGYYSLQSPSHHPRPHSELYSEMLTEVEMADQMGFDSVWLTEHHFLDDGYCPSMLIAASAMAARTKNIRIGTGVLLIPLHDPIRIAEDASVVDLISGGRFILGLGLGYRKEEFDGFGRQLKQRRGRIEESLEILNKSWSDDPFSFDGKYYQIENLNVTPKPVQQPIPIWIGAFTEPAIRRAARIGAPLYVPAIGVIPIIKYLFDMHSSFLKEYGKDPDEVEKPLVREVYISNKKADDAWEDIKEHVTYTAKGYASWGSMVDAEGNLLSDPSDPILYDLARQQSIIGTPEECVETIMEYRESLSIDNLICRFKFPGISHEEAVRSMKLFVDKVLPEVG
- a CDS encoding DUF479 domain-containing protein, yielding MNYLAHIRLAGDDPECLIGNFLGDFVKGRLTEECYSPGIRRGIVMHRRIDAWTDSHEITRECARLISPERRRWSRVILDIFYDHLLAVNWERYSDESLRDFLDRSYGIILGAADIFPEPAAARINTIIKGGWIEKYRSISGLGVVFQGMSIRVRRKNPLSGSEQELVAHYDEMNEHFNRFFPEILEYAKHLRKADEIQA
- the htpG gene encoding molecular chaperone HtpG, coding for MTKEKTEKHEFQAEVRRLMDIVINSLYTDKEIFIRELVSNASDALEKLRYIQLTEKEIYDEALPLEIEISTSSEDNTITFTDYGIGMSRKDLVENLGTIARSGSRSFLDAMEKSGTEGGDLIGQFGVGFYSSFMVADSVEVATRGYRKNSEHLVWRSSGDGVFEITKGKGHRRGTKVVVSLREDAKEYSDPDVIGDILRKYSAFVPFPLKLNGEQINTTEAVWLRSRSEITDQEYGGFYRFQTNSFDEPRYRLHFSSEAPIDMNVLLFVPEDNMERLGFGRMDTGVSLYSRRVLIDASPDNLLPEWARFLKGVVDSADIPLNISRETMQDSSLVRKLNSAITKRFIKFLEQSSADDPKSYGDFYGKFGFFIKEGVASDFEHKEQLRGLLRFESSRKGEGELVSFEDYLSGMREGQEEVYYLFGSARDTLSNGPHMEFFRSEDVEVLFIYEPIDEFVMSTLGEYKEKKIVSADSVDVRVADKDAESSSERPSEEEKSLCGWMKEVLGERVGDVRMSRRLIESPAAAFNSDSTMTQGMKRIMRNISAGAEMRSVVRLEINGDHALIKNLASMREKDTEFAAIIVEQLFDNALLAAGYMENPGSMVGRINKLLERLSSG